The following proteins come from a genomic window of Chionomys nivalis chromosome 9, mChiNiv1.1, whole genome shotgun sequence:
- the Plcb2 gene encoding 1-phosphatidylinositol 4,5-bisphosphate phosphodiesterase beta-2 isoform X4, translated as MSLLNPVLSPPVVKAYLSQGERFIKWDDETSIASPVILRVDPKGYYLYWTYQSKEMEFLDITSIRDTRFGKFAKTPKSQKLREVFNMDFPDNHFLLKALTVVSGPDMVDLTFHNFVSYKENVGKDWAEDVLTLTKHPMTANAPRSTFLDKILVKLKMQLNPEGKIPVKNFFQMFPADRKRVEAALSACHLAKGKNDAINPEDFPESVYKSFLMSLCPRPEIDEIFTSYHAKAKPYMTKEHLTKFINQKQRDSRLNSLLFPPARPEQVQALIDKYEPSGINVQRGQLSPEGMVWFLCGPENSMLDHNALLLHQDMTQPLNHYFINSSHNTYLTAGQFSGLSSAEMYRQVLLSGCRCVELDCWKGKPPDEEPIITHGFTMTTDILFKEAIEAIAESAFKTSPYPVILSFENHVDSPRQQAKMAEYCRTMFGDTLLTEPLEKFPLKPGIPLPSPEDLRGKILIKNKKNQFSGPASPSSPDEQKPSGEAEGNSLSSVPIEDDTVWTGEDRTEAEEEVDEEEEEESGSLDEEEIKKMQSDEGTAGLEVTAYEEMSSLVNYIQPTKFISFEFSSQKNRSYVISSFTELKAYELLSKASMQFVDYNKRQMSRVYPKGTRMDSSNYMPQMFWNAGCQMVALNFQTMDLPMQQNMALFEFNGQSGYLLKHEFMRRLDKQFNPFSVDRIDVVVATTLSITVISGQFLSERSVRTYVEVEIFGLPGDPKRRYRTKLSPTTNSINPVWKEEPFVFEKILLPELASLRIAVMEEGNRFLGHRIIPINALRSGYHHLCLRSESNMPLTMPALFVFLEMKDYVPDTWADLTVALANPIKYFNAHDKKSMKLKEVTGSLPEPFSSVIPVARQSNGASVPAGNGSTGTCTLTAPGAKAKEEATKEVAEPQTASLEELQELKSVVKLQRRHEKELRELERRGARRWEELLQRGTAQLAELGAPGAACKIRPGKGSRKKRIQPCEETVVVAPSELPEAADPRVQELKDRLEQELQQQGEEQYRSVLKRKEQHVTEQIAKMMELAREKQAAELKTFKETSELDTKEMKKRLEAKRLERIQAMTKVTTDKVVQERLKREINSSHIQEVVQAIKQMTETLERHQEKLEGKQTACLEKIRELEKQFQEKALAEYEARMKGLETEVKESVRACFKACFPSETEDQPERACEASKELCPQEPLTNNADTQESRL; from the exons CACCCAAG AGCCAGAAACTCAGGGAGGTTTTCAACATGGACTTCCCAGATAACCACTTCCTGCTGAAAGCCCTCACGGTGGTGTCGGGCCCCGACATGGTGGACCTCACCTTCCACAACTTTGTCTCTTACAAGGAGAACGTGGGCAAG GACTGGGCCGAGGATGTACTGACTCTCACCAAACACCCGATGACAGCCAACGCTCCCCGCAGCACTTTCCTAGACAAAAT CCTGGTGAAGCTTAAAATGCAGCTCAATCCTGAAGGAAAGATTCCCGTGAAGAA TTTTTTCCAGATGTTTCCTGCTGACCGCAAACGCGTAGAAGCCGCCCTCAGTGCTTGTCACCTTGCGAAGGGCAAG AATGACGCTATCAATCCTGAGGACTTCCCAGAGTCTGTATACAAGAGCTTCCTCATGAGTCTCTGTCCTCGGCCAGAAATTGACGAGATCTTCACTTCTTA CCACGCTAAAGCTAAACCCTACATGACCAAGGAACACCTGACCAAATTCATCAACCAGAAGCAGCGAGACTCTCGCCTCAACTCCTTGCTCTTCCCACCGGCCCGGCCTGAGCAGGTGCAGGCCCTCATCGACAAGTACGAGCCCAGCGGCATCAATGTGCAGAGGG GCCAGCTGTCGCCAGAGGGCATGGtctggtttctctgtggcccagAGAACAGTATGCTGGACCACAATGCACTGCTGCTCCACCAGGACATGACACAGCCCCTGAATCACTACTTTATCAACTCCTCCCACAACACCTACCTGACAG CTGGCCAGTTTTCAGGCCTCTCCTCGGCTGAGATGTACCGCCAGGTGCTGCTGTCTGGCTGCCGCTGTGTGGAATTAGACTGTTGGAAGGGAAAGCCCCCTGATGAGGAGCCCATCATCACCCATGGCTTCACCATGACCACAGATATCTTGTTCAAG GAAGCAATCGAGGCCATCGCAGAGAGTGCCTTTAAGACCTCCCCCTATCCTGTCATCTTGTCGTTTGAAAACCACGTGGACTC ACCCCGCCAACAGGCTAAGATGGCAGAGTACTGCAGGACCATGTTTGGAGACACCCTACTCACGGAACCCCTGGAAAAATTTCCT CTGAAACCTGGCATCCCTCTGCCCAGCCCTGAGGACCTCCGGGGCAAGATTCTCATTAAGAATAAGAAGAACCAGTTTTCTGGTCCAGCATCCCCCAGCTCCCCTGATGAGCAGAAGCCTAGTGGGGAGGCTGAGGGCAACAGCCTGTCTAGTGTCCCCATAGAGGACGACACGG TGTGGACTGGTGAGGACCGGactgaggcagaggaggaggtggacgaggaggaagaggaagagtcagGAAGCCTAGAcgaagaagagataaagaagatgCAGTCGGATGAG GGCACAGCAGGCTTGGAGGTGACAGCTTATGAGGAAATGTCCAGCCTGGTCAATTACATCCAACCCACCAAGTTCATCTCCTTTGAGTTCTCTTCAC AGAAGAACAGAAGTTATGTCATCTCTTCCTTCACGGAGCTCAAGGCCTATGAGCTGCTCTCCAAGGCCTCGATGCAGTTTGTGGA CTACAATAAACGCCAGATGAGCCGAGTGTACCCCAAGGGCACACGCATGGACTCTTCCAACTACATGCCCCAGATGTTCTGGAATGCTGGGTGCCAGATGGTTGCCCTCAATTTCCAAACAATGG ACCTGCCAATGCAGCAGAACATGGCACTGTTTGAGTTCAACGGGCAGAGTGGATACCTCCTGAAGCATGAGTTCATGCGCAGACTGGACAAGCAGTTCAACCCCTTCTCGGTGGACCGCATTGATGTGGTGGTAGCCACCACCCTTTCCATTACG GTGATCTCTGGGCAGTTCCTGTCAGAACGCAGTGTTCGTACCTATGTGGAAGTGGAAATATTTGGCCTCCCAGGGGACCCTAAGAGGCGCTATCGCACCAAACTGTCACCTACTACTAACTCCATCAATCCTGTCTGGAAAGAGGAGCCCTTTGTCTTTGAGAAG ATCTTGCTGCCTGAACTGGCCTCCCTTAGGATAGCTGTGATGGAAGAAGGGAACAGATTTCTTGGACACCGAATCATCCCTATCAATGCCTTGCGTTCTG GATACCACCACTTGTGCCTGCGCAGTGAGAGCAACATGCCTCTTACCATGCCTGCCCTCTTTGTCTTCTTGGAGATGAAGGACTATGTGCCTGACACGTGGGCAG ATCTGACTGTGGCTCTCGCTAACCCCATCAAGTACTTCAATGCCCATGATAAGAAGTCCATGAAGCTCAAGGAGGTGACAGGAAGTCTGCCTGAG CCCTTCTCATCCGTGATTCCTGTTGCCAGACAGTCCAATGGGGCTTCAGTCCCGGCCGGCAACGGGTCTACAG GCACCTGCACTCTTACAGCACCTGGGGCCAAGGCCAAGGAGGAAGCTACCAAAGAAGTGGCAG AGCCACAGACAGCCAGCTTGGAGGAGCTGCAGGAACTAAAGAGCGTGGTGAAGTTGCAGCGGAGACATGAGAAGGAGCTTCGAGAGTTGGAGCGGCGTGGAGCCCGGCGCTGGGAGGAGCTGCTGCAGCGTGGCACCGCACAGCTGGCAGAACTCGGTGCTCCAGGAGCTGCCTGCAAGATCCGCCCGGGCAAGGGTTCCCGCAAGAAGAG AATCCAGCCTTGTGAGGAGACTGTCGTGGTGGCGCCTAGCGAGCTTCCCGAGGCTGCGGACCCGCGCGTGCAGGAACTGAAGGacaggctggagcaggagctgcagCAGCAGGGCGAGGAGCAGTACCGCTCTGTCCTCAAGCGCAAGGAGCAGCACGTGACCGAG CAAATCGCCAAGATGATGGAGCTGGCCAGAGAGAAACAGGCTGCTGAACTCAAGACCTTCAAGGAGACCTCAGAACT TGACAccaaagagatgaagaaaagacTGGAGGCCAAGAGGCTGGAACGGATCCAGGCCATGACCAAAGTCACCACAGACAAGGTGGTGCAAGAGAG GCTCAAGAGAGAGATTAACAGCTCCCACATCCAGGAAGTGGTACAGGCTATCAAGCAG ATGACAGAGACCCTGGAGCGGCACCAGGAAAAGCTGGAAGGGAAGCAGACGGCCTGCCTGGAGAAAATCCGGGAGCTGGAAAAGCAG ttccaggagaAGGCGCTGGCCGAGTACGAGGCCAGGATGAAGGGCCTGGAGACTGAAGTAAAGGAATCAGTGAGGGCCTGCTTCAAGGCCTGCTTCCCCTCTGAAACGGAGGACCAGCCTGAGAGGGCCTGTGAGGCCTCCAAGGAATTGTGTCCACAGGAACCACTCACGAACAATGCAGACACCCAGGAGAGCCGCCTCTGA
- the Plcb2 gene encoding 1-phosphatidylinositol 4,5-bisphosphate phosphodiesterase beta-2 isoform X5, with the protein MSLLNPVLSPPVVKAYLSQGERFIKWDDETSIASPVILRVDPKGYYLYWTYQSKEMEFLDITSIRDTRFGKFAKTPKSQKLREVFNMDFPDNHFLLKALTVVSGPDMVDLTFHNFVSYKENVGKDWAEDVLTLTKHPMTANAPRSTFLDKILVKLKMQLNPEGKIPVKNFFQMFPADRKRVEAALSACHLAKGKNDAINPEDFPESVYKSFLMSLCPRPEIDEIFTSYHAKAKPYMTKEHLTKFINQKQRDSRLNSLLFPPARPEQVQALIDKYEPSGINVQRGQLSPEGMVWFLCGPENSMLDHNALLLHQDMTQPLNHYFINSSHNTYLTAGQFSGLSSAEMYRQVLLSGCRCVELDCWKGKPPDEEPIITHGFTMTTDILFKEAIEAIAESAFKTSPYPVILSFENHVDSPRQQAKMAEYCRTMFGDTLLTEPLEKFPLKPGIPLPSPEDLRGKILIKNKKNQFSGPASPSSPDEQKPSGEAEGNSLSSVPIEDDTVWTGEDRTEAEEEVDEEEEEESGSLDEEEIKKMQSDEGTAGLEVTAYEEMSSLVNYIQPTKFISFEFSSQKNRSYVISSFTELKAYELLSKASMQFVDYNKRQMSRVYPKGTRMDSSNYMPQMFWNAGCQMVALNFQTMDLPMQQNMALFEFNGQSGYLLKHEFMRRLDKQFNPFSVDRIDVVVATTLSITVISGQFLSERSVRTYVEVEIFGLPGDPKRRYRTKLSPTTNSINPVWKEEPFVFEKILLPELASLRIAVMEEGNRFLGHRIIPINALRSGYHHLCLRSESNMPLTMPALFVFLEMKDYVPDTWADLTVALANPIKYFNAHDKKSMKLKEVTGSLPEKPFSSVIPVARQSNGASVPAGNGSTAPGAKAKEEATKEVAEPQTASLEELQELKSVVKLQRRHEKELRELERRGARRWEELLQRGTAQLAELGAPGAACKIRPGKGSRKKRIQPCEETVVVAPSELPEAADPRVQELKDRLEQELQQQGEEQYRSVLKRKEQHVTEQIAKMMELAREKQAAELKTFKETSELDTKEMKKRLEAKRLERIQAMTKVTTDKVVQERLKREINSSHIQEVVQAIKQMTETLERHQEKLEGKQTACLEKIRELEKQFQEKALAEYEARMKGLETEVKESVRACFKACFPSETEDQPERACEASKELCPQEPLTNNADTQESRL; encoded by the exons CACCCAAG AGCCAGAAACTCAGGGAGGTTTTCAACATGGACTTCCCAGATAACCACTTCCTGCTGAAAGCCCTCACGGTGGTGTCGGGCCCCGACATGGTGGACCTCACCTTCCACAACTTTGTCTCTTACAAGGAGAACGTGGGCAAG GACTGGGCCGAGGATGTACTGACTCTCACCAAACACCCGATGACAGCCAACGCTCCCCGCAGCACTTTCCTAGACAAAAT CCTGGTGAAGCTTAAAATGCAGCTCAATCCTGAAGGAAAGATTCCCGTGAAGAA TTTTTTCCAGATGTTTCCTGCTGACCGCAAACGCGTAGAAGCCGCCCTCAGTGCTTGTCACCTTGCGAAGGGCAAG AATGACGCTATCAATCCTGAGGACTTCCCAGAGTCTGTATACAAGAGCTTCCTCATGAGTCTCTGTCCTCGGCCAGAAATTGACGAGATCTTCACTTCTTA CCACGCTAAAGCTAAACCCTACATGACCAAGGAACACCTGACCAAATTCATCAACCAGAAGCAGCGAGACTCTCGCCTCAACTCCTTGCTCTTCCCACCGGCCCGGCCTGAGCAGGTGCAGGCCCTCATCGACAAGTACGAGCCCAGCGGCATCAATGTGCAGAGGG GCCAGCTGTCGCCAGAGGGCATGGtctggtttctctgtggcccagAGAACAGTATGCTGGACCACAATGCACTGCTGCTCCACCAGGACATGACACAGCCCCTGAATCACTACTTTATCAACTCCTCCCACAACACCTACCTGACAG CTGGCCAGTTTTCAGGCCTCTCCTCGGCTGAGATGTACCGCCAGGTGCTGCTGTCTGGCTGCCGCTGTGTGGAATTAGACTGTTGGAAGGGAAAGCCCCCTGATGAGGAGCCCATCATCACCCATGGCTTCACCATGACCACAGATATCTTGTTCAAG GAAGCAATCGAGGCCATCGCAGAGAGTGCCTTTAAGACCTCCCCCTATCCTGTCATCTTGTCGTTTGAAAACCACGTGGACTC ACCCCGCCAACAGGCTAAGATGGCAGAGTACTGCAGGACCATGTTTGGAGACACCCTACTCACGGAACCCCTGGAAAAATTTCCT CTGAAACCTGGCATCCCTCTGCCCAGCCCTGAGGACCTCCGGGGCAAGATTCTCATTAAGAATAAGAAGAACCAGTTTTCTGGTCCAGCATCCCCCAGCTCCCCTGATGAGCAGAAGCCTAGTGGGGAGGCTGAGGGCAACAGCCTGTCTAGTGTCCCCATAGAGGACGACACGG TGTGGACTGGTGAGGACCGGactgaggcagaggaggaggtggacgaggaggaagaggaagagtcagGAAGCCTAGAcgaagaagagataaagaagatgCAGTCGGATGAG GGCACAGCAGGCTTGGAGGTGACAGCTTATGAGGAAATGTCCAGCCTGGTCAATTACATCCAACCCACCAAGTTCATCTCCTTTGAGTTCTCTTCAC AGAAGAACAGAAGTTATGTCATCTCTTCCTTCACGGAGCTCAAGGCCTATGAGCTGCTCTCCAAGGCCTCGATGCAGTTTGTGGA CTACAATAAACGCCAGATGAGCCGAGTGTACCCCAAGGGCACACGCATGGACTCTTCCAACTACATGCCCCAGATGTTCTGGAATGCTGGGTGCCAGATGGTTGCCCTCAATTTCCAAACAATGG ACCTGCCAATGCAGCAGAACATGGCACTGTTTGAGTTCAACGGGCAGAGTGGATACCTCCTGAAGCATGAGTTCATGCGCAGACTGGACAAGCAGTTCAACCCCTTCTCGGTGGACCGCATTGATGTGGTGGTAGCCACCACCCTTTCCATTACG GTGATCTCTGGGCAGTTCCTGTCAGAACGCAGTGTTCGTACCTATGTGGAAGTGGAAATATTTGGCCTCCCAGGGGACCCTAAGAGGCGCTATCGCACCAAACTGTCACCTACTACTAACTCCATCAATCCTGTCTGGAAAGAGGAGCCCTTTGTCTTTGAGAAG ATCTTGCTGCCTGAACTGGCCTCCCTTAGGATAGCTGTGATGGAAGAAGGGAACAGATTTCTTGGACACCGAATCATCCCTATCAATGCCTTGCGTTCTG GATACCACCACTTGTGCCTGCGCAGTGAGAGCAACATGCCTCTTACCATGCCTGCCCTCTTTGTCTTCTTGGAGATGAAGGACTATGTGCCTGACACGTGGGCAG ATCTGACTGTGGCTCTCGCTAACCCCATCAAGTACTTCAATGCCCATGATAAGAAGTCCATGAAGCTCAAGGAGGTGACAGGAAGTCTGCCTGAG AAGCCCTTCTCATCCGTGATTCCTGTTGCCAGACAGTCCAATGGGGCTTCAGTCCCGGCCGGCAACGGGTCTACAG CACCTGGGGCCAAGGCCAAGGAGGAAGCTACCAAAGAAGTGGCAG AGCCACAGACAGCCAGCTTGGAGGAGCTGCAGGAACTAAAGAGCGTGGTGAAGTTGCAGCGGAGACATGAGAAGGAGCTTCGAGAGTTGGAGCGGCGTGGAGCCCGGCGCTGGGAGGAGCTGCTGCAGCGTGGCACCGCACAGCTGGCAGAACTCGGTGCTCCAGGAGCTGCCTGCAAGATCCGCCCGGGCAAGGGTTCCCGCAAGAAGAG AATCCAGCCTTGTGAGGAGACTGTCGTGGTGGCGCCTAGCGAGCTTCCCGAGGCTGCGGACCCGCGCGTGCAGGAACTGAAGGacaggctggagcaggagctgcagCAGCAGGGCGAGGAGCAGTACCGCTCTGTCCTCAAGCGCAAGGAGCAGCACGTGACCGAG CAAATCGCCAAGATGATGGAGCTGGCCAGAGAGAAACAGGCTGCTGAACTCAAGACCTTCAAGGAGACCTCAGAACT TGACAccaaagagatgaagaaaagacTGGAGGCCAAGAGGCTGGAACGGATCCAGGCCATGACCAAAGTCACCACAGACAAGGTGGTGCAAGAGAG GCTCAAGAGAGAGATTAACAGCTCCCACATCCAGGAAGTGGTACAGGCTATCAAGCAG ATGACAGAGACCCTGGAGCGGCACCAGGAAAAGCTGGAAGGGAAGCAGACGGCCTGCCTGGAGAAAATCCGGGAGCTGGAAAAGCAG ttccaggagaAGGCGCTGGCCGAGTACGAGGCCAGGATGAAGGGCCTGGAGACTGAAGTAAAGGAATCAGTGAGGGCCTGCTTCAAGGCCTGCTTCCCCTCTGAAACGGAGGACCAGCCTGAGAGGGCCTGTGAGGCCTCCAAGGAATTGTGTCCACAGGAACCACTCACGAACAATGCAGACACCCAGGAGAGCCGCCTCTGA